The Podarcis raffonei isolate rPodRaf1 chromosome Z, rPodRaf1.pri, whole genome shotgun sequence genome segment CGGGGGATCGCGTGCCCATATGTGTGCGCACAGGCTATTTCTGGCGCATTCTgagttggaggagcaccggaaatagcttgtgggcatgtgcatgggcctcctccgacccagatgtgcaccagaaataatgcttgtgcatgcacaaataacgcttgtgcatgcgcacaagctatttccggtgctcctctgacctggaagcgGGCAGCCACACAGCGCCGGTAAGAGTGGGCAGCGGCAGTGGGGTTGCTGTGGGTCAgataaatgagtccctcgggccttatccggcccactggccttagtttggggacccctgagctagatcatgggtaggcaaactaaggcccaggggctggatccagcccaattgccttctaaatccagcctgcagacagtccgggaatcagcttgtttttacatgagtagaatgtgtccttttatttaaaatgcatctctgggttatttgaggggcataggaattggttcattttctctctccaaaatatagtctggccccccacaaggtctgagggacagtggaccggccctctgctgaaaaagtttgctgacccctgagctagctGGCCCTCAGGGACCCCTTCTAACTATACGGTTCTATGATTATGTAAAAGAGCTTCACACCAACTGGAGTCCTGAAGCTGTTTCTAATCGATCTCTAGCCAAGGCATGAACACCCCTGCATAGGGCAAAGGCACCCCCCCCCGGTCAACACCCCCCCCACTGGAATGTACACGGACAGTAATGAAACTGACACTAAGGAAGCCATGCTGGTGTGAACAACTGAGGGGAGAAAGAGCACTATGGGACACACAAATTCTCTGCGCTCTAAGCCATCAATTTGAACACGCCCTAATAATGAGAGGGTGGTGCCATTCCCCTGAGTTTTGGGGATCAAATAGGTTTGGCACACAGGTCAGTATCAGGCCCTGGCTGTacaaatgcaggcagctctcccatCTCCTCTAGCAAGGGCTGCCCCATAGCAAGCAACAAAGCTGCAGGCGTCTTGTCCTTAGAGGTTGCCAGGTTCAGACATGATGAGAGTCACATACAGGGCCAAGGTGAGGCATTCCACGTGAATTTTGTGGTGGTTTAAGAGCAGCACAATGGCAAAAATTCAGTTCATTTCACTGCTATGGAGTGGGGTGTGCATGCGCCTGTTCTGTTTGGGTTTTTCCTCTTTTTGTCTTCTGCCGTGTTTTGCCCGAAATGTCTGGTGGTGTAGAAATGACAAAGGTTTTGCTGGCCCCCATTTCTAGTCAACTCTGTCTTCTTAGACACTAATGATCTTTAGGATACCCCCCCCACTTGAAATAtatattgttgttttcttttggggattggggggggagggggagttggttggttgtttttacTCCTGCTCAAGGACTAATGGGTAATTTCATCTGGGAGCTGGAAAGGAACTCCCTCTTTGCTTCAAAAGGGGATTCAAGAAATCACGGAGGACAGATCTGCCAGTGGCTATTATTCGGTATGGCGGCTAAATTGAGCCTCCATGTCCTGACgcagtctgcctctgaatactagtggcTGGgcagcaacggggggggggggttaatgcaTTTGTGTCTGGCTTGTGTCTCCCCACTAATTTgtcctaatcctctttttaagcaaTCCAAGTTGTGTGGCCATCagccagttccatagtttaactgtgtgctatGCGAAAAAGCACTTTCTGCCCTAAAATGCCCAgcattgcataataataataataataataataataataataataatttattatttataccccgcccatctgactggatctccccagccactctgggcagcttccaaccaaatattaaaaacaatacagcgtcagacattaaaaacttccctaaacatggccgTCTTCAGGTGttgtttaaaagtaaaatagttgtttattgccttgacatctgctgggagagtgttccacagggcgggtgccactactgagaaggccctgtgcctggttccctgtaacctcacttctcgcagcgagggaaccgccagaaggcccttggtgctggatctcagtgtccaggcgggttgatgggggtggagatactccttcaggtatacaggatcgaggccgtttagggctttaaaagttagcaccaacacttagaattCTACGGGACGGGCCATCCAGCTTGTTTCTAGTAATCTGAGAGAGGGACAAAATGCACCTCTCAGTCCATTTTCCCCACCCTGTGCATGACTTTGTACACCAGCCTCAAATGTTGCTTCCTTTCGTCATCGTGACGAATTCCTCTTCCAGGCCCTAGATAATTTTTGTTGCCCCCCCTTTGTTGTCCAGCTCTATAACGGTCTTTTTTGAGTTCTGGCAACCAGAACTCATAAACTGGGTTtatggaagacgatcttactcggctacgagtaagAAGATGATTCCAAGTTTTGTTGCGCCACTGATTTGTATAAAGCCCTGCCTGCGTCACACTCCCCTCCCTGCTCCTCTGCTGGCTGAATTTGTGTGGGGCTTTAGCCTGGCTCAACCAAAGTCCCAGCTGATGCAGTCACTGCTTCGGCATTCTGTCTGTAGACATCTGAAgcaaagccgtcccagtttcaaGGTGTCGTTTGTGGCTCCCGCTGTCTGCATCACGGCCCAGGAtaggccctgccctgccctgccagcCCTTCCTGTGGCTCAGGATGCTGATTCCCCGCAGAGGGAGATGTCAGCTTGGAGGGCAGATGGTGGGCAGAGGCCAGGTGGCAGCTGTGGGTGGGGTGTGCCTTCCTGCTTGCTCCAGGGAGGGGACACGAAAAGCACAAGCGGCAATTCCATTTGGCATGTACGTTTCCTCTGGGAATCGCAAAGCGATTTCGCCTGTGTTGCAAGGCTTTTctggagaagggaaaataaacACATGTTGCTGAAGCTGAGCTCCATTAATCATCCTGCAACAACGAGTCAAactgttaaaaaagaagaaaattcctTCAACTGGGGCCAAGATAATCACATCCCAAATCTTGCCTCCAAACTGAATATCTTGGAGGGTGAGGAGCCTGACCAAAGCTGCTGAAGTGTTCCCACAGTTGCTAGAGTCTCCGTCTGCGTTAAGACTCGAGTCCCTGTCGTCACTCAGAAGATATGGCTAAACACAGGAATTAACCATTGTGACCCTGGAGTCGGTGGCTGCAAGAGCCACAGAATAAATGGGTTCACCCGTGCAAGGTGGTTTGAGCACGCAACGCCAATCCTgtcctgactgcactggctgccaatcagtttctgggcccaatccgaactgctggttttgacctacaaagccttaaacagctcaggaccacaatacctcaagaaccgctGCTCcacatatgaactgacccagaccctacgatcatcatctgagactcttctttgtgtgcctcctccatgagaggtctggagggtggcaacatgagaacagggccttttctgcagtggctccccatttgtcgaatgctctccccaggaaggtttgCCTGGCTCCTTTGTTACATATTTTTagttgccaggcaaaaacattcctcttctcccagacctttggctaattaaacaatctatagccttttaaacaCTGTGTGTCTAGAaatattgtttttgcttgttactatgttgtgtatttttgtgtttttatattgtaaaccgccctgtgatcatTGGATAAATGGTGGtatgaaaatgttgttgttgttgttgttgttgttgttgttgttgttgttgttgttgttgttgttgttacaacccCCCAATGTGATTTATGCCTGTAGGTTCTGAAGCAGtggctcgctctctctctctttgtgtgggtGTCCTTGCACAGAATATTCTTGAGCATCCTATGTGTGGCTGGGGCAGTTGTGGAATGTTGATCAACAGTGCAGCTTCTGTGAGGAAAGTGAAAGGTCAATCTGACTGGTGAAGGTGGGGGAACCATACAGAGCCTGCAAGGGATTGTAAGCTGCTGGATGTAAAAGAGGAGCTTAGTGACTAGGATCCTGGAGAAAGCAAAAAGTTGAGGAGAGCTTGTGCTTAATAGCAGCTGATGTGGGAGTGCTGTGTTCTCGGCTACCCGCCATCTTGTCTTGAACATTGGGAAATGGGCCAACAATGAGCTGGACCTGGCTTTCATTAGCAAACTGACGCTGGGTGGAAAAGGATCACCCATGCAGACCGGAGCAGCAAGGATATCCTTTCTCCACTTCTGTTTCTCTCATTAAAGCTGTTGTAGCTGCTGATGGGTAAATATGAGGAGGAAATGCCCAAATAAATGACTGGCGgggtgctggtggtggaggggaaggAATTGGATTGTCTAATAAGCTAGGTCTTTTAGGTGGTGGTAGGATCTGGTGATGACTGGCAAATTTGGGTGAGAATATGTGGTAGGTAGATATTCCATCTATATATACCCATTTAGGGCTGTGGTTAAGTGTGTTGCACTAAGACctgagaaaccagggttcaaatccccactcagccatggagctccctgggtgaccttggggaccAGTCACTGtgtctcagcccaacctacctcacaaggttgttgtggggattaaatgagaaggtcgggaccatgtacaccaccttaagctccttggaggaaaaaggtagaatataaatgcaataaaatataagaagaagaaataaaataaaataataaaaccacaaCAGACTACCAGTACTTGTGCCCAGAACAGTTAGCAGTGTAGGAGTTGATAAAGATGCACAAGTTTCCCAATCAAGGGCCTAGTCCTCATGAACAAGCTCAGGCTGAGAGAAGTGCTCAAAGCACACACATATAGCTTTGTCTAGGTACCTTGAAGCTTTTCAGACCcgggacccacttttaacccaaacatgcattttgggaTCCATTTCTTAATATTTCACCATATAATTGCACagtggtagtgctcctgttgctACCCGCTTTGTACCAGGCCTCAGCCCACTAGTGCAAtacgtagtgtgtgtgtgtgtgtgtgtgtgtgtgtgtgtgtgtgtgtgtgtgtgttaagaggtaagggggtggcagggggcactggaggtgtaaatgactatcagactttgaaaagctgacaTCACCGGATCAAGTTCATCCATTTTGCTGaatgattttgaataaatgtgcagatAATCATTACTGTTTTGACTTTTATTGTGTTATTCTCCTCCTTACTTGGATCGTGCAAACGGCTgttctgaaaaatgtttttggtaggGTGCAGAAGGGGGGCACTGAGGATGAGCTTGTGGAACCAGGGGGGCAGCAgcctgaaaaagtttgggaactccTGTACTAGTAGGtcctgacccaccagttgaaaATCAGCGTTCAGCCAATACGCACCAGACTCACCCTTTGTTCTCTTGCAGGTAATGGCATCACACTGGAAGGGGCGGTCCCGTCTGAGCAAGACAGCCAGCCAAAACCAGCGAAGAGAGCCCGGACCTCCTTCACCGCAGAGCAGCTACAGGTAGAGAGCCGGGTGGGCTCTCTCAAGAGTGGTAGTGGGAAGCAGGACGAGGAGAATGCTGGCGACATGCCTGGGTTACTCTTGAGTATTGTCCTCCTCTTAGGTCATGCAAGCACAATTCGCTCAGGACAACAATCCAGATGCACAGACCCTTCAAAAGCTGGCAGACATGACAGGGCTGAGCAGGAGAGTGATACAGGTGAGGCTCTGAGCGCAGCACTGGTGGCCAAAAGGACTTGCCCTGTGGGCCACCAAAACCACCCGTCTGCATCAGACCAAAAGATCCATCTAGCCGAGCTCCTTGGTCTCTTACGCCAACCCGCAGGATGCCTACGGAAGCTTTGCAACCAGGTGCTATGGGCATCTCAGACCCTGTTTTTGTTTGGTTCCCTGAATTGTgggtggggcgggggtgggggtttgTCAACATTCCACGGAGGTGACAGTCTCAGAGTATTACCCAGAAACCGAGATGCTGTAAGGGAACCGAAAGgagcagggtggggtggaggaaatgGCCCATGCGGAGCATGCAAAGGACTGTGGAAGGAAAAGGTACAGGGAAGCTAGCAGTTTCATAGGatcttagaattggaaggaacccaaaggctcatctagtccaacctcttgcaatgcaggttTGAGGAAGAGCTAGTGCAAATGGTAAGGAAAAGCATGGAGtgctttcttaataataataataataataataataataataataataataatatttatttgtaccccacccaactggctgggcttccccagccactctgggcggcttctaacaaagattaaaaatacatcaaaatgtcacacattaaaaacttccctgaacagggttgccttcagatgtcttctaaatgtcaggcagttgttcttctctttgacatctggtgggagggcgttccacagggcgggtgccactaccgagaaggccctctgcctggttccctgtagctttgcttctcgcagtgagggaaccgccagaaggccctcggagctggacctcagtgtccaggcagaacaatggggttggagacgctccttcaaagatactgggccaaggccgtttataATCATAATCACAAACTCTCAGGACTGGGAAATATTTTAATGCTTCCCTGTGGCAAGAACTGCAGAGGATTCTAgcatggcggcgggggggggggacctttcccCCTAAAGAGCTAACTTTCCAAATGCAGGCAGGGTATGTGCATGTATTTTAAACAGCAAGGGTGCATTCAAAAAACATGACCCTCTCCAGCAGTAGGAATTATGCCATTCCAGGTAAGCTGTACTGCAAGCTTTCCCAAAATTCTGAATTAGCTTGAAGGGGGAGGTAGGGGAGACTGTAAAATGTCCACGGGATGCTCTACTCAATAAACAAGGACAaagggtggtggaggaggaatgaGATGCTAAAATGTCTGATTTATTACTCATAAAATAATGTTTAATTGACCTGAGGTGGGTCTGTAGTAAGACACTCTGGCAATGGCTGTggtgacagaggatgatgagCCCAGCTCATCCATTCTGAAGCCGAtatcagagaaagagagggacaGACCGCTTGGGTTACTTTCTCCGGTACCCTTGCTGACATGTGACACtccagggagttgggctagatgacactTTGACtttggaccccttccaactctacacatcTATGATTCCATCTTGCAGACATCCTTTTTGCTATCAACCTGACCTCCCCAAGACCCCTCTTTTACCCATCAATGGTATATATTTTGTGCTTCTATTTTCCTCTGATGTATTCTCAACCAGGGTGAAACAGAAGCACCaggagtggtattcaactaagtcttactcagagcagacctactgaaCTTAATGGGCCATGttcattgaattcaatagatctactcttgagtactagggatgcgggtggcgctgtggtctaaaccacacagccttgggcttgccgatcagatgctcggaggtttgaatccccacgacggcgtgagctcccgctgctcggtccctactcctgccaacctagcagttcgaaagcacgtcaaagtgcaagtagataaataggtaccgctccggcggaaaggtaaacggcgtttccgtgcgctgatctggttcgccagaagcggcttagtcatgctggccacatgacccagaagctgtatgccggctccctcggcctatagagcgggatgagcatcgcaaccccagagtcatccgcgactggacctaacggtcaggggtccctttacctttatctttactcttgagtaaaacctagcaagttttttttttttttacaaaatcaaCACAGCTGTGCCTCCCTCTCAAAACGCCTCTTGCATTCCAGGTTTGGTTTCAGAACTGCAGAGCAAGGCATAAAAAGCACACGCCCCAACACACTGTGCCCCCATCTGGAGGCTCCCAGTCCCGCATCCCTTCGGTGTTGCCTGACGACATCCACTATTCCCCCTTCAGCAATCCTGAACGTGCAAGGATGGTGACCTTGCACAGCTACATAGAAAGTAAGTGTTGACAGCCGCGCTTAAAAACAGCGTAGCGGCTGAGAAAGCTGACGTAGCATGCATTAGGTTCAAGTCTCGTCACTGCAGGAATAGCCAGAcaaacccctctctctctctttctctctctcttagccTCAATCCTCTAGTTTGCATGATGTGGGGTATCAGTACTGACCTATGCTGCAAGGTGGTGCAGGTGACACACCTTAAATatcagggctgcaatcctaaacacaggtGCTAGGAGTGGGCAACCTCCAGCCCCTGTTAGCCTTGGCCTTATTTCACAGGGCGCTCAGATTCATTTCATATGGATGGCAAGTAcggaaaaagggagggagggagggagggagggagggagggagagagagagagagagagagagagagagagaagagctgtCCCCTTCGGCCTCTGACCCCAGCCACCAGTGAccctaggtcaggcataggcaaactccggccctccagatgtttgggactacaattcccatcatccctagctaacaggaccagtggtcagggatgatgggaattgtagtcccaaacatctggagggccggagtttgcctatgcctgccctaggtcCTCACCAGTGCCAGCCTATGGTCCACAACCCtcaatagatttatttattttagcccaTATATctacactacagtcatacctcatgttatgtttgcttcaggttgcgcattttcaggttgtgtcccgcagcgatccggaagtaacagaacgggttacttccgggttttgccacgcacgcatgcgcagatgcgcaaaatgacatcacgtgcatgcgcagaagcatcgaattgcaacccgcagacgcgggttgcattcttttcaggttgcgaacgggcctccggaacggatcccgtttgcaaccagaggtaccactgtacttaatacaTAAAATATCTCTaagatgctggaagattcaggatggataaaagaaaggactcctTTGCACAGCGCATAGTCCAACTGCAGAACtttcctcccacaggaggcagtgatggccactaacttagagggctttaaaagagaatcagGCAGATTTGTGGAGGAGAGGACTGTCCATGATTACAAGCCGTCATGGCTTGGCTCGGCCTCCACAGGAGGATAGAAAGTACTCGTGTGCTCGggccctgcttgcagacttcccataggcatctgggtggccactgtgagaacaggaggccggACTAgaagggccccctttggcctgatccatcggggctcttcttaggttcattCATGGTGGTATCAGTACTGTAGCTCCTTCTTCCGACACACCTCTTGCCCTTCAAGAACTCTGAGCCTCTTGGCTCTCACTCATGGCTCTCACACCTCTTGGCAAAGAGGGTCTCCTCAACCTGCCGAGCTCACTCCAAAGAGAGTGTGGATCTTGAGAGAGAAAAGGATTACCCACCCCTAGACTAGGTAAGGAGCTCCACTGGATAAATTGGGATGAAGTTGTGAAGAAGGGTACAGAGGATTGTTGTGATCCAAGGTGTTGAGTGACCAAGAATCTCTCCATGAAACAAACCAACTGACCCTGTCAAAAGGATGGAATTTAATTGTGGAGGGAGGTGCCTTTGATGAggatgaatccccccccccccgtttgcttATTGGGTTTCCATAAGGCTTGCGTTGCTCCTCACAGGGATCTGAAATCCTGCTCCTATCTCACACAACTAAGCCAGGTGCAACTCAAGGTGCCCTCTGTTACCTGCCTTTCATGATCTCTCACATGTGCGGGACCATCATTGTGTCTTTTGGGCACTGcacatgcatagctgtcaacttttcccttttcttgcgaggaatcctacttggaataaggggatttccctttaaaaaaaggtaaatgttgacagctatgcgcacATGTGCACAATGGCATGGGGAGATAGCAACAGCTGGGACTGGAGTACCAGTTACCAgaacatgcagcagaatgaggtaTTGAGGTGGGTGGGAAAAATCACTTGGAGAGACTCATGTTTGGCTACTGTAACCCTACTTGGTGCACAAATACAGGGCGAGTcctttaaaagactcaccctgtacttTGAGATAAATATTTTGGGAGAATTGGGATATCAACCTTCTGAGAACAGAATACTTCACAGCGTCATGCTTTCTCCTTAAAACCAATATTTTTGTAGCTGGTGTTTCTCATGCCCTGTGGCTtcctctccttgccctccactTGTGAAGCCAAGGGGCACGGAATTCTCAAAAGCACATCAGCAATGCTTTTTGTTTGATCACCAAAGAATAAGGCTCGAAGCTGCCTTCTCATTCACAGGTCAGGTACAGTGTGGACAGATGCATTGCCGCCTCCCTTATGCTGCCCCTCCTGTGCATCTCAAAGCTGACATGGAAGGACCCCTGTCGAGTAGGGGGGAGAAGGTAAAGGTGGTCTCACTTCTGCAATAACCAGTGCTGCTTCCATACCTCCCATCCCACGGTCCCACCTCCACAATTCCGCAAGGCTATTCCCACAACCCGATGCAAAAGAGCCACCCAGTCTagctagagcagtgatggccaaacttggccctccagctgttttgggactacaattcccatcatccctgaccactggtacgaTTTCTTTGTGCATGGGGACGAATCCATAGCTTGGTGCTGGGGATtatgctttgtatgcaggagGCCGCTGGTTCAATCTCTAAGATATTGGGCAGCAGGACTGGGAAAGGACCTCATTAGCTGAAGCCTTGGGAGAGTGGTTGTCAATTGGAATAAGAGGTCCTGGGCTTGGTGGAGCAGTGGTTTGTTCTGAGCTGCTCACTTCCTTGCCCAAGGGGTGAGAAGCTCCAAGAGACAACACCAAATATTCCAAGACTTATGGAATATTTGCAACTCTTGCTTTGTTTTCAGATACGCAAGCAGAGCACAAGTGGAGGCCAACAGCTGGTGCCTCCTGCAATGTGGCAGATCAGCTTCCTTGCATAAAATCCCCAAGGGCAGAGACCTTgaacccctccccctcccctgcagcCTTCAACAAGCTCTAAGCTTTGCTTCTTGTTGCctctacacacagacacacgtgTGGCTCACGGCAtatttctttccacatttcatagaattgtaagttggaagggacccccgggggtcatctattccaaccccttcTATATTTGACAGCCTACCAGACTGCAGCtttcttcaacactggtgatgagACAGCACTGCCACACTAAGTGCAGCAAGGTActgggaaggggagaggagaggagagggggaaagggcaggCATGAAGCACACGGCTCTGCCCTCCAACCCATCAATGCCCGaggccactgctgcctcctgccttgTGGCTGGGCTTCCTCCTGCAAGCTGGCGTGGTGTCACCTTTCCCACGCACAGTCAATCTCATATATACTGTATTCCCAACCATCTCCCTGCTACCATCCTGGGCTACTTAACAGAGGAGTGGTTGGACAGCACAGTATATTCACTTGGAGGCCCTCAACCAGTTTGGCACTTTCTTTAAGAAGAAGAGATGTCGCGGGGGAGGCATTGCTGACAAGAAGCCGAGAGGGCTCAGGGTGACATTGGGGAGGTCCCTATAAGTCTTGAGTGGCTCAGGGGCACAAAGTGACCCTCTGTTGGTGAAAGAGGCACTGTAGACTGGGTGTGGAGAAGCTTTCCCTTTTGTGTTGTTGCACAGGCCCCCACCATAGCTCTGAGTTCTCCAATTGTGTGTTGCTGAGTCCCTCTGTATGGCTTTCCCGACAGGTCATCCTCTTCCAGTActgactgctcctgctcctcctgaTGTCCCAGGGATACTTGGTAGTGGTGGCACTGAATCATACACACCAGCCAATTCACAGCAACTGCAGACCCTCATGCTGCGGTAACCCACCCGTGGTGGCACTCCTGATCCCCTTCCATGAATCCGGCACCTGAATCTCTACAGCTCTGCAGCACAATCCCGATGACCGCTGAGCCTGTGGCTTCCCTTGTGGAACCGTTTGGCTTTCAAAGACTCCAAGGCAGTGCATCTCCCTGGCAGAAGAAACCAAGGACTTCAGTTCAGTAGAGTTTCAACAGCATGCACTGTGGACTTGTTTCT includes the following:
- the LHX6 gene encoding LIM/homeobox protein Lhx6 isoform X2; amino-acid sequence: MAQPDGEALPSALDKEEARSGASTPSTPSVCSPPSSASSSLPSGAKNICFSCGMEIVDRYLLQVNDLTWHMRCLECSVCRTSLRRQHTCYVKNKEIYCKRDYFSQFGTKCARCRRQIYASDWVRRARGNAYHLACFACFSCKRQLSTGEEFGLVEEKVLCRIHYDTMIENLKRAAENGNGITLEGAVPSEQDSQPKPAKRARTSFTAEQLQVMQAQFAQDNNPDAQTLQKLADMTGLSRRVIQVWFQNCRARHKKHTPQHTVPPSGGSQSRIPSVLPDDIHYSPFSNPERARMVTLHSYIESQVQCGQMHCRLPYAAPPVHLKADMEGPLSSRGEKNCKLEGTPGGHLFQPLLYLTAYQTAAFFNTGDETALPH
- the LHX6 gene encoding LIM/homeobox protein Lhx6 isoform X1, coding for MFWKNETSTPQSEGQQSRTEAQPDGEALPSALDKEEARSGASTPSTPSVCSPPSSASSSLPSGAKNICFSCGMEIVDRYLLQVNDLTWHMRCLECSVCRTSLRRQHTCYVKNKEIYCKRDYFSQFGTKCARCRRQIYASDWVRRARGNAYHLACFACFSCKRQLSTGEEFGLVEEKVLCRIHYDTMIENLKRAAENGNGITLEGAVPSEQDSQPKPAKRARTSFTAEQLQVMQAQFAQDNNPDAQTLQKLADMTGLSRRVIQVWFQNCRARHKKHTPQHTVPPSGGSQSRIPSVLPDDIHYSPFSNPERARMVTLHSYIESQVQCGQMHCRLPYAAPPVHLKADMEGPLSSRGEKNCKLEGTPGGHLFQPLLYLTAYQTAAFFNTGDETALPH